A region from the Dendropsophus ebraccatus isolate aDenEbr1 chromosome 1, aDenEbr1.pat, whole genome shotgun sequence genome encodes:
- the LOC138789064 gene encoding uncharacterized protein gives MLVSALRRCSSGVPGAMIRAGGAVTHRRLESQSSAFRIHPSVEEALAEGQPVVALESTIITHGMPYPHNISMANQVEEIVRANGSVPATVGVIKGKVHIGLCEEEIKFLATGKDCVKVSRRDLPYVLSQGLSGGSTVSGTMVAAHHAGIPIFVTGGIGGVHRDGENTMDVSADLTELGRTPVAVISAGVKSILDIGRTLEYLETQGVCVSTFGDSRDFPAFFTPRSGFKAPYHVRDEEEAAKLIASSLELRLDSGVLISVPIPSEYAASGQMIEEAIQQALEEARVQGIVGKEVTPFLLSRVNEITGGKSLDSNIALIKNNAKVGSRIAVALSHIRKPKGGGKRREIHRKSEDKMSDSRPVVIGGINVDFIAKAARDTMEYGGQTNPGKVHQSFGGVGRNLADCMSRLGVRPLFISALGQDDLSDSVFQYCSHMNMRGVAHLEGHSTATYCAVISGSGELSLGLGDMDIHMQITEKHVSQFADDLRRARLLCIDGNVPASTIQYVCEIARQSAVPVCYEPTDIDKASKPFTSNSWTALTYISPNLRELLSINRALGYVEDVDIPCKLEDMVDTAISLSLPLLENIHCVIVTLGAHGVLLCGHRRDGTVSLRAKDKVSRDDLCAVHYPAATISPEEIVNVSGAGDSLMAGLLTGVLAQYDTDACVRMGLLAARLSLRSRGPISRLISPISVSLQQVAGISWPPPRMWSISPSNGKTFLRTRH, from the exons ATGCTGGTCTCTGCCCTTAGAAGATGTTCTTCCGGAGTACCCGGCGCCATGATCAGGGCAGGGGGTGCCGTGACCCACAGACGGTTGGAGAGCCAAA gctccgCATTCAGAATCCATCCCAGCGTGGAGGAGGCACTGGCGGAGGGCCAACCAGTCGTGGCACTGGAGAGCACCATCATCACACACGGGATGCCGTACCCTCACAATATCAG CATGGCCAACCAAGTGGAGGAAATAGTGCGGGCCAATGGGTCAGTACCCGCCACTGTGGGCGTCATAAAGGGCAAAGTGCACATCGGCCTCTGCGAAGAAGAAATCAAGTTCTTGGCAACCGGCAAAGACTGCGTGAAGGTGTCGAGGAGGGATCTGCCCTATGTGCTCAGCCAG GGCCTGTCAGGGGGCAGCACCGTGTCGGGGACAATGGTGGCGGCACATCATGCCGGGATCCCTATCTTCGTCACTGGAGGGATTGGCGGAGTACATCGCGATGGCGAGAACA CAATGGATGTCAGTGCTGATCTGACCGAACTTGGAAGAACCCCAGTAGCTGTTATTTCCGCTGGGGTGAAATCCATCCTGGACATTGGCCGGACCCTGGAGTATCTG GAGACCCAAGGAGTCTGCGTTTCCACGTTTGGTGATTCCAGAGACTTCCCGGCTTTCTTTACCCCGCGCAGTGGCTTCAAGGCCCCATATCATGTCCGCGATGAGGAGGAGGCCGCAAAACTTATCG CCAGTTCTCTGGAGCTCAGGCTAGACAGCGGCGTCTTGATCTCGGTTCCTATTCCTTCTGAGTATGCTGCGTCTGGACAGATGATAGAAGAGGCCATTCAGCAAGCATTAGAGGAGGCCAG gGTACAAGGCATTGTGGGAAAAGAAGTGACCCCATTCCTGCTGAGCCGAGTAAATGAGATAACCGGAGGGAAGTCTCTGGATTCCA ACATTGCTCTCATAAAGAATAATGCCAAGGTTGGAAGTCGTATCGCTGTAGCCCTGAGCCATATCCGAAAGCCTaaaggaggaggaaaaagaagagAAATACACCGGAAATCAGAGGACAAGATGTCTGACTCCAGGCCG GTAGTCATTGGGGGCATCAATGTTGACTTCATCGCGAAAGCAGCTCGGGACACCATGGAG TATGGAGGACAGACCAACCCGGGGAAAGTCCACCAGTCCTTTGGAGGTGTAGGCCGGAACCTGGCAG ACTGTATGAGCCGCCTGGGTGTCCGACCCCTCTTCATCTCCGCTCTAGGACAAGATGACCTCTCTGATTCGGTCTTCCAGTACTGCTCGCACATG AATATGAGAGGGGTCGCCCATCTGGAGGGTCACAGTACTGCCACCTACTGTGCTGTCATCTCTGGCAGTGGAGAACTGAGTCTTGGACTGGGAGACATGGACATTCACATGCAGATAACAGAGAAACAC GTGTCTCAGTTTGCAGATGATCTCCGCAGGGCTCGACTCCTGTGCATAGACGGCAATGTCCCAGCATCCACCATCCAGTATGTGTGTGAGATCGCCCGTCAGAGCGCCGTGCCAG TTTGTTACGAACCTACAGACATAGACAAAGCGTCTAAACCCTTCACCTCAAACAGCTGGACCGCTCTGACCTACATCTCTCCGAACCTACGTGAGCTCCTGTCTATCAACAGGGCCTTGGGATACGTAGAGGATGTTG ATATTCCGTGCAAATTAGAAGACATGGTGGATACGGCCATCAGCCTCTCGCTGCCACTCCTGGAGAACATACACTGCGTCATAGTCACACTTGGGGCCCACGGCGTCCTCTTGTGCGGCCACAGGCGTGATGGAACAGTATCTCTTCGTGCTAAAGACAAG GTATCCAGGGATGATCTGTGCGCTGTACACTATCCAGCCGCCACCATTTCACCGGAAGAAATCGTCAATGTATCGGGAGCAGGAGATAG CTTAATGGCCGGTCTCCTTACAGGAGTACTAGCCCAATATGACACAGATGCTTGTGTTAGGATGGGTCTCCTGGCCGCCCGTCTGTCTCTCCGCTCTCGTGGACCCATATCTCGGCTCATCTCACCCATCAGCGTCAGCTTGCAGCAAGTAGCGGGAATCAGCTGGCCGCCTCCCCGAATGTGGAGCATCTCGCCGTCTAACGGGAAGACGTTCCTCCGCACCAGGCACTAA